Within Claveliimonas bilis, the genomic segment AAGGGTGGAGGCACGAAAAGAGTTCCCGCAGGAAAAGGAACTGGCAGAAAAGGTGGCAAGACTGGGGGAGCTGAACGCTCTTTTGGATATGGACAAGAAAGACCATATCGTTATGGAAGAGGAACCGGAAGAAGAGGAAATCGAACCGGAAAGGGAAAAAGCCGTCTGGGTGCGGTAAGAAATGCGGTATCGGGGAACTGATACCGTGGTACATAGCCTTAAAAAGTGTGGAAACAGAGAAAACGCACAATCGTCTGCGCCTGGATCATCTGATATAGTGGGTGGAAGAGGAGGAAGAAAAGGCTATGAAGATAGAAGATATTGATATTTATAATCTGCCGATCTGGGCCTGCGCTATAGTGGACGAGATCAGTGAAAAATGTAAAAAGGAACTGAAAAACTCTCCGGAATACAGTCGGATTCTGAAGGAAAGCGATGAACTGCTGTTTAAATATCCGTTTATTTCAGCACTGATTGATCGGGATGAAATTGAAGAGCCTATGAAACTTTCCGTAAAAAAAGCAAGGGCGCTCTCTCGATTCCTTGCACTGGACGCTGACCGTGAAGATTATGAGCGGATACAGCTTTATCTTATGGGGTGTCGGCATACATTGGAAATGTTGCTGTTATTGGAGATCTTATAGAAAGCAGCGTTCTGAATTGTAGAAAATGCCAGGAGTGGATATAGTAATGTATAAAGCAGGAAATGTATTATCAGAGAGGATGATTGATTTGAATAAGACAGACTTTTGTGATCTTGTGGAGCGGATCAAAGACAGCTTCATGGAGATTGACAGCGATATTATGGTAGATCTGAAAAAACAGGATATAGAATATGCCGATATGTGCCAGAAACTGGGAGAGATGGAAAGCAGGTATCCGTTTATTCTAGAAGTGACAGAAGGGAGCGGAGCCATCAGTCTTACTGCCGAGGAACATGAGATTGTGAGAAAATATATGAGCAGGATGTTTGAAAAAGAGACGATAGAACGCTGCCAGATCTATTTCCGGGGGCATACGGATGGGTATGTGTATTTGAAAAAGATTGGGGTAGTGTAATATATACGATGAAAAAGGACATGACATTCTCAATCTGACATGATAAAATGAAATCGAAAAGAACAGAGAGTGTGCCATTGAAAGGATGGATATTATGTATAAAGTAGAAATTATTTTTAACTCGAAAGATTTGACACAGAGCGATATGGATCAGATTTGCGAAGAAACGGATCAGATTTTTGAAAGAGAAGAATTAAGTTGTGCAGACAGGCAACCGGGAAAAAGAGTATATCTTGACCGTGGACGAAAACAGGATTATG encodes:
- a CDS encoding DUF6664 family protein, whose product is MYKAGNVLSERMIDLNKTDFCDLVERIKDSFMEIDSDIMVDLKKQDIEYADMCQKLGEMESRYPFILEVTEGSGAISLTAEEHEIVRKYMSRMFEKETIERCQIYFRGHTDGYVYLKKIGVV